ttaggtgatccaatcacaccttaataaaagattggtggcgactctaaattttcatcgacaactaatttttgtttttttccaaaaataaaaatggtttcgacaaataCATCACTACTATTTATGTTATCTTATGTTCAAGACTTTATTGTTCAAGACTTtattgaaaaacactttttccaaagttaaaaaataaaaatttcaacttttaaacttagattaaaattttggtttaaaattacattttgatttgataaaatgcTTTTCGACCTTACTAATAGAGGTGAttatgggccgggccgggcccaaaaaattttagcccacgtcctaggcccgggccgacccgaaatatgagcctaaaattttgtctaggccCGGCCTGAAAAATTCCTAAGTCTGAGCCCGAtccggcccgacccatttttttaataaacactaaaatttattttaaaaataaaaaaataaaaaaattttaaaaataaaaaataaaaaatatatttattatattcgggccgggctaGGCCCGGACAAAAAAAGTGTGCCGAGGGccgacccattttctaaacgagcctaatttttttgcctaaacccatatttcggccctatatttttacccgaattatCTCATATTTCGAGCGGGTCATcgagccgggccgggccgcccggccatGATCACCTCTGCTTACTAATAAAGAAAGTTTTCTTTAACGGCGGGGTTCAATCTAAGAGATGATATTTGTTCCTTTCTGTGGAAGTTTAGAGGTCCTAAAAGTCAAAGGGTACAAAACTTCTTGTGAGTAGTTGTCAATGACCGAATTTTGACCAAAGGGGAGCTGAAGCAATGTAGGAGGGGGTTGATTGATAGCCTCGTTTGCTCGTCATGTGGTGAGCAGACCGAAAGATTGCAGTGTTGGTAGCAGTATCATTACTGCGTCCATCCCACatattttgggtttgtttttttaagaaaatattgaattgaaaatttaaattttagtcatttaaagaaataaaaacctatttaaatttcataatcatataaatttacataatgcataatttaaaataaatattataaatttaaaaatgagttCAACTAGGCACAAactttgaataataaaatttaagatacaTTTTCGAATTTttgacaaataatttaattcttaaattcgTTTAATTGAcattgtataaataaaatttatttattgtttattttccaggtgcaattttctttttagtttttcagggtttaggtttaattttcaatattagaGACGatatgaaaagtaaatatatatatatttattaattttcaaattcttttatCACACAATATTAAGACCAAAATGAGGACAATTTCTGACTTCCAAAATCGCGGTAATagaaatggtaatttgaaattcaaaactcTTAGACGTAAACAGCTATAATAGTGAGTGCGGCGCGCTTCTCTTTCACTCTTTGTTTTTTCCTCTTCTGCGACAGTGTGCTGTCTCTCATCTTCTTCTGTATCGTTTCTAGGGCAAAAGTCAAAAACCTCAAGCCACCTCTTTGTTTTTTccccagtttttttttttgcaaaactcaaataaaaagaCCCTTTGTCTGTCATTTCTGTTTGGTTTCCTAGAAAATGGCGGAATCAGAGTTAAGCTATGAAGAAACGCGTAAAAGGAGATTGGAAGAGAACAAGAAGAGGATGGAAGAACTGAATCTCAAAAGCCTCTCTCAGGCTTTGAAGAGCAAGAGCGTCAAGTCATCTCCGGTGAGTATGTTATATTTTATGCacacttattatttttattatttatctataaCTTTTTTGAGCTTACAGAAGTTCAAATCACGCAGGCAAAGCCCCGAACACCTCGGAAACAGGTGGAGTTGACGGCAGTGAGACGGTCTAGTCGTGTTGCTGACAAACCCAAACCGGACTACAAAGACGtaagctctctctctctccgTCTCATGACAACAGTCAACAGGATTGGAATTTTTGGAAGGCCCAGTTTTTACTTCCTTTGATTTTTCATTAACTTTGTAATAACCTCACCCAAtctaatttgaatataaaactAATCTGAACTACATATGATTTCAACAGCTAACTCGAAATGTTCTAAACCTAAACTCATCACAACTTCAAatattgtagcttcaatctcaGATATACTAAACTAGAAATAATTCGAACAATTTAAAAGGCTAAGACAACCAAATTTGAAACCGACCAAAAACTCGAAATGatctaaacttaaaatgataGGGCTTGATCataatttgaaatgttataaatatataatgacttaaataatttGAACCAAAAACAGTTCGAACTCAAAATGACCTAATATTGAAACaaccaaatttgaaattgaCTCGAAATCAAAAGGATGAAATGACAAGAACCTAAATTGAACTGACCAActtgaaatgttttgaatttgTAATGACCTGATTGAAAAAACCAAGGCCTTAAGCTTAAATTATGGttccaaattaatattaattgaattaatcaaaatttttaatcctttaatcgTCAACCGaactgaaatttatatgtttttattttttattttggctaaaacaagtataaaacatataaaataaataaatagatcaTGTTCATTTGACCAAATTAACTGAACtaaaactacatataatttgtattattaattatcaaattcagttaattcggtaAATTACccgatttcgaaccgaattaattgaattttcaataaACCATTAACCGACCTCCGATCGAATTAGATCAGTTAACCAACCaattaaccgaattagatcAATTTAAGCGGGTAATTCAATTTTAGCCTAAATTTGAACACCTCTATTTGAACTTGAAACAACTAACCTAAaccaaaatgatatttttaatccaaaattaacaaaaccTACCCAATACACAGTTCTGTTTACTATATTGGTTGTTAATGTTTCAATGACGACGGCACAACTGGATTTCTGACCCAATTTTCTTGATGGTTGGTATGGCAGGTTCCTCTTGAACCTTTTGAGAGACTCAGAAGGTTAAGCTCCAATCggatattcatatatatattgtgtgtgtgtgtgtgtgtgaagaTTCTTGCTTTCTCAGATTGTTCCAGTCTTACATAGTGTACTAGTGCAGGGGGTACAACCGAGGCCACAGCCACAGAGATCTATTTAATCGAGTTTATGCTTCGGCTGAAGAAAGAGCTTATGCAATTGAAAGAGCAGAACACCTTGAATCTACATTAGATTCTGAGTACCCAAGTTTTGTGAAGCCCATGCTTCAGTCACATGTAACTGGAGGGTTTTGGCTAGTAAGATATCTTAGCTactctttcatttttctcaGTCTCTTGATTTTTGCCCTCCTTCAAAGTAAAGATAAGCCCATGAACTAGTATCTTGGAATGTGACATATTGAATAGGGTTTACCGAACCAGTTTTGCAAGAAAAACTTGCCTCATCATGACGTGATGGTAACTTTGGTGGATGAGGAAGGAGAGGAGTTTGTAACCAAATACCTTGCAGACAAAACAGGTCTTAGTGGTGGTTGGAGAGGATTTTCAATTGACCATAATCTAGTTGATGGGGATGCTTTAGTATTCCAGCTAGTAGCTCCTACAGAGTTTAAGGTGACTAACAATACTCCCcaaacttcaatttcatgcttTAACATTGATCAGCCACTATAATACTACATATACTACATAATTTCTAGCTATGTCCTCAAACATGCCACTTTTGGCTCAAGATCATACGGCAAAAAgctgttttaattatgtcaacCACTACTGTTCCATAGGTGTATATTATCAGGGCATACGAGTCAGACGACAATGGAGGTGGAGAGGACGAAAAAGGAGGAGAAGATGaaagggaagaagaaaatagagaagatgaaaaagaagaaaaaagagaggatGATGGCAAAGAGGCAGATGTTGAGCCAGATGTCCAAAACAGAAGATCTAAACGAATCCGTGCAAGTAATTAATACTTACCAACTTtcaatttacatattatatctgCTACggatattttaattctttttcatatattgtATCTCATATCTATGTTCATATATATTCTGATTTGTAACTGGTTTTTGCAGGGAAGTAGTAGATCTTCTCCAGTCAAGGCATGAGACAGTACTGATATCTTTTGTTTTCAGTTGAAAAAGAACATGCAGACATTTAGCTGATGATTTTGTATGGTATTTGCTACCTAAGggtgataaaaaatataagattatcATCTTACCTTTAGCAATGCTATTGACAGTATTTGTCTAAACCTTTATTCAAACCATGTAACCATTTTCATGGAACTTATTATGTTTGAGGAtgatttcatcatcttcacaTCATAACTTAGCCATTTGCTGTTCAAAGGTTGGATCGATGCAAACCACCACCTGTAATATAAAATGGCATTAGGAGCTTAGTAGTTGATTTGCCTGAATGAGGACCAAGGTTCATAAATGATTTGTGCTCACCTTGCCACTGCTTCTACCCGAATGAAGATGCTCAACAGCATCTGGAACAGAATGCAAGCCTAAAAATCTTTTTGGATCTATTGCAACCTATTACCATTGAATGCATGTTAGGAACTTGAATCCCATCAATATTAAGCTACAAAATAATATCCAGTGTATTCTAAATTGACAACTTTGTTTACCATTAAGGTTAAAAAGcacttttcaatttatatcatgatttcaaacttaaaaaaaattggtaaacCTTTGATTTTAGCTTTTACCTTCtgaaaaagtgtttttaataacaatatgcctaaaataaatgttttattttaaaaaaaatactttttgacaacaatggtaaaaattgtcaaatttttttaaagtaattttacataacAATTTTCAACCGCTCAGAAGTATTTCTAgcataaaacaattaaaagtacCTTAAGCTTCCCCGAAGAGTAAAGATCAAATTGTCTAGCCAGGTGTTCTTTCCATAAATAGCTATATTGTGGCAGGAAAAAGCCAGCCTGATTGCAAAACAGTAAAAGCACAAGATTTCCTCAGTCAAGAAGACTAGATAACCTAAAGCAGAACAGCAAGTGTCTTCCGTGAGGATGcccaagaaaaatgaagagtgaGAACAACAGAATCAAAAGACTGCTGCTAAACAGCTTAAAGTTAATAATTGACAACAACATACCACAGATTGGCTTTTGGTTAAAAGCTTCTCGACAAGACCAGGATAATTTTTTGGCTTCCACCCATGCTCCCCTtgatactatatataaaacaaatagtttaATCAGAAGCTTTAAATTGCAAATATGAAGATTGACTACATTGGATTGAGGTAACTTAATAATTCATTAGGAACAATATTAATGTTGGGAACATTTAGTTATCTACAACTACTATATCCATAACATGGAGAACCATAGCAAATAATTCAAGCTccaaaactcaaagaaaattaatttaacaaatgatCTATCTTAAAATTACCCAAAAATAATCATTActgagccaaaaaaaaaaaaaaaagcataatgtgcaaacacaaaataaaagg
The nucleotide sequence above comes from Gossypium raimondii isolate GPD5lz chromosome 13, ASM2569854v1, whole genome shotgun sequence. Encoded proteins:
- the LOC105782649 gene encoding B3 domain-containing protein At3g19184, whose translation is MAESELSYEETRKRRLEENKKRMEELNLKSLSQALKSKSVKSSPAKPRTPRKQVELTAVRRSSRVADKPKPDYKDVPLEPFERLRRGYNRGHSHRDLFNRVYASAEERAYAIERAEHLESTLDSEYPSFVKPMLQSHVTGGFWLGLPNQFCKKNLPHHDVMVTLVDEEGEEFVTKYLADKTGLSGGWRGFSIDHNLVDGDALVFQLVAPTEFKVYIIRAYESDDNGGGEDEKGGEDEREEENREDEKEEKREDDGKEADVEPDVQNRRSKRIRARK